The stretch of DNA CATCCTCATGACaaaatggtggtggcagtatcatgctgcgGGAAGCTGGCAGATCCTGCCAGAACTGATGGTGGAAATGGTTGCACAAGAATAACAATCTGTTGGCAGGTTACTAAAGATCTGGGGTTTAGGTTCACTTTGCAGCAGTCTGCATGTTGTTGTCAAATTGGACaaaaacatgccacacttttcagatttttagctGCAAAATTGTGACCTTTACACGCATATACAACTGTGTGTAGATCTGTTACATGAAAACTCGATAAATGAATCAAAGTCTTCAAATAAGGGTACAAAATGTGGACGAGTTGATGAAAGGATTGCAACAAAGTCACATCAGCCGACCAAAATTCAACACgttttctgttctgctttgtgtttttgcgacAGGGCATCGTGGAGGACGAGCGCAGTGATAAAGAGGAGACGGAGTCGGACGACGAAGATGACTGTAGCAAGCCGAAGAACGGCCATGTGCAGAACGGTCACTCTGTCCTCCACAACCACAAGAAAAGAGACTGACTGgtcagaaagagagagactgGCTGATTataaacaagaaagaaagaaaaggtgaCAATGGCGCCCTCATCTGGAAGCTGAAGAACATGCAGCAGGCATCACACTCAAATTTACTCTCATTTGTATTTTACGTTTTAGGAAACGCAGTCAGCTCCGAGGGGATCACTTGGCCTCTCTGTGGATTACACTAAGATAGAAAAGGAGCCGTTTTGATCCCGTTTGCCTCTAAGCAGCAGAACAAATTCCCACTTCtatatttttcctctttgtcaACTTGCCTGCTTGcagctttgttttcttgatGGGAATATTTCCTGGAAACTCGGCGCTTCAGATGGTTTCTCCCGTCCCTACAGCTCATTAACACTCTTCTAATTCTAACTGTCGATCTAAAACGTAACTTATTTTTGCTCTAAATAAACGCACAGATGCCAGAGATGATGTGATGAGCACTATTGTAAATGTGgctgtgatttcttttttttttttctcctatggACCATAAATCCCCTTAAGTTCAACGTTTTATTCAATtacgaaaaaaaaaatcagtttctgctgCATTTCTGCCGCTCTAGCTCTTTTCGGTTAACATTGCGAGGTTAAAGACGAAACAATTgctaaataacaataataattaaatagtGTGAGTGAAGGTGCCTAGCCTGCCATACAAACTGAAAAGTGCCTTTGGAGAAATGTGTCTTTAAATACTTGCTTTTCTGAGAGAtggcttgttttaaatgtttgttttgtttaaaatcttttaagttTTATCACCTTTCTCtcattgtttatttcttttagtgcagccaaaaagtttaaatttgggAGCAAAGCGTTTGATTAAGTCGATCAGTAAATGTTGATTCTTTTCTGGCTGGAATAATCCAAAGCATATCCATTtagtatatttgtttttattattattattatttatgtctcAGTCATCTTGAGATGCACTTTATGGTTCTTTAGAGGATCAGTATTGACTGAAAAACTAGTGAATCATTTTagttacagtgtttgtttcagatttcaAATCATTATTTGTTTGGAggttcaaaaaataatttcaaccctttttttatataattattcacGTGAATATTCATTTGTCATTTgaatattcattcatttgttttgacaGGGTTTTTGGTTTAGCTAGGAACAAAGAAAGATGTTAGTGAgtaaagatgtaaaaacaaaacaaaatgtaacgCCAaattgttgtttacattttctaagaCGTTATTTGCGAGTGCCTTCATCATTTCAAAATCTTCTTCTTGAATGCCTTCTTGACCAATCACATGCAGCTCTCTGTTAACTTTGCTTTTCCTGAAGTCTTTTTATTCTTCCTGAGTTGTACATTTCTAACATGGATGATataaatttgtgagaaaaacatctttttttgttgtatttatttctgaagatgatgaaatattttagagattttatttctaaactgaaacattttttcattgaggattgttttgtgttttctttgtattttgtagACAATATGACTAGTTGGGTAAATGCAAGATGTGATTTAAGTTTTACATGAAATAACTAATATTTGTAATGTGATACCTGCTCTAATAATATGCTAGAAGTAGTTAaggtacaaaaaacaaaaacggatCATATTGCCGTAACATTTTTGTGCTtcattttatagttttaaaatatgaaactttcaAAAAGCAGGTGGAttagcttttttaaataaatcctgaCCTAAATACTAATGAGGTAAAAAAGGTTCACTATCCATCAGAATTTAACACTGTAATTTCTGACTCTTTGTATAAATCTGAGGAATCTGGggtaataaaaacaacacattattTATTAGTCAAAAGACTACGGCTCAAAATATTGAAGATTTGGCCATGattgcattttttatgattCTCAATGGATTACTGGTGGaaagttttagcttttttttttttttaaagaaaactccttctagttttttcccccacccTCCTCTACTGTATTTTGGCTGCAGGCTTGAAGTCCTCCTCATCTAATTGCATATGGAGCGGGATCACTTTACCATCCTGTGCTCCACTTTATCCTCCACACTGTTCCTGCCACCAGGCAGCCTCAATGCAACAATCTCCATTTTAAAGCAGCGGGGTCAATTTCCACCCTGCTCCAGCATCTGGCTCTGCAATTTAATTGCTAATGCGGCTCCAGTTTCTCTGGATTTTCTGTGTCCAGTTTTCCTGCTTCCTCCTAACTTTGCCTCTTCTTTCTCCTaatttcttcttcctgtcttttttcttcttcttacatTTGTGAAGCAAAACCTCCCGGTTGCGTGAGCCAGGACGGTGTGAAGTCCAACCAAAGGTCTCCCGACAGGAGAACAAAAGCAGGGGGGTGTTTGATCCACTTGTGAACTGTGTAGACCGTTATTCAATTCCTGCTTAAGTATTAATAAAGGCTTTACACCCGGGGGGAGGTCGCGAGGTGTGAGTGCACGCTTGTGTATCTTGCATCCATGCATCTCCTGAGTGCAGGAGCTAATTTGTGGGCTGCTCATTTTCCCTGTAATGATATTGCAAGAGGAGGACAGTAAAGGCTTTGGTAGCAGATTACTGTCTAGTGTAGCCTCGTTAATAAGGAAACCTTGGAGCAACACAGAGTTCTGATGCTATAAGCTTTTAACTATGACAGCTATTGGGAGGTTTGGGCTTTTGGCTCCTCTGCAAACAAAACCCAGATGACAATGCTTCCAGGATGGTGAGTTACTGGCTTTGACATTTCCCAGAGTTGATGCtagaactaaaataaatggcgttttgttatttataggttttgtttctgtttagtcAAACTCAAATgacttttcaaaacttttaaagctCATTCATCTCACATAAAGCATAGCTGTATCAGGAAACCTATTACAGGgccaaattaatatttttttaataaacaatgcaaactttaattttatcagGACaacatgtatgtatatatatatatatatataattagtttttttattttaaacccaGAAACTCTCTGAGCTGTAAAAACCTGGGAGGTTCTTTGCTGCCGTGTTTGTTGTatagaaaattttgtttttgcaaaactttaaacttttcactAAAAGATTATCTACTTTCAACtctgaaacacaaatatattATTAGGTAATTATGCATAGATTGCCCTTGTTGAAAATCAAATCATGGTGGTACACAACGTTTTTCAATCGTGTTCACAACATTTCCAGACTTGGGTGTAAACCATAAACATGCATTAATTTTAATAGAATATTATCTTTTATAAAATAGACTAACACATAGCAGCAAATAATGACATGTCGAGCTGTGTGTGAATGTTGCTCTCGTGTAAAGTAAAGCATTTCGACTATAATTGCATTGTATTaaaacttctttctttcttttttgcaaaaaaaaaaaatcattcgtGTTTGGTTTCTCAGCCAAATGGTCAGTGAATAAGTAAACAGTATCCACCTGTGTGACACTTCAAACCTGCCAAAACTTTTAATTCAGGCTGGACATGGAGAGCAGTAAccagaaaagcagccaaaaggtgttttgtttgttttatgtattgGGTGTAAGGTTCTGCATAAATAAAAACgaaaaatttaagattttaattgattgattgagatGTTGTGACTTAATTTAAGTAACACTGAAAAGGAAAGTGGGCCTAAAGTCCTCTGTGGTAATATCagtaggataaaaaaaaataaaaaagcaaagacaagaGAAATCTGTAAAGGGGTAAATAAAGCAGATCACTTTGGCAGAGCTGAGGAAAGAAACACTGAGTGAGGAATACTTTCTACTGAACAATAAGACGGAGTTAATTTAGTTTATAGCAGGAATAGCTctatctatatttttattaattatgtttctGTGATTGTCCAAAAACGAGacattgcttttaaaataacaacaaattcCTCAGATTTAATgcctgatgttttatttttgtacttttcccTCAGTGAAACAGAGATAAGGTGTATTTTCTAACAAATGACGGCTCTGTTTTGCCCACATGACATAAAACTTGACTGTGAAGATGATCTTCTCTTGTCTCTCTGCTTGAATTTCATGGATTTATATCAGCAGATAGACGCAGTTGCAGTGATAAGATATTCACACAGTAATCTGATCAGTTTTAGACAGGCTCATTGATCACGTAGATTAGATCAGGAACTAaattagaaactgaaaaaaaaatgcttcaactGCTAAAATTTTCAGGGTAGCAATTTAggatgacagaaaaacacattctgtGCTTTTATTAAGAAGAATTTTATTATTCTAACCACCTTCctatgtttttttcatcttggCTGAACATAACCCCGGACTTGAGGTGAGAGAGCTCATCTGAGAAGAATCAGCATCGTCCACATGGACCAGCCTCTGTACCAGGCGCCGCCCTTCGAGGTGGATGTGGACCTCGGGTTTGcgctcttcttcctcttcctgctgtgtttctttctCCTGGTGACGGTGGTGCGCTGCGCCCAGACGGTGGTGGATCCTTACGGCTCCATCTCCACCTCTACCTACCAGGAGGAGCAGATCAACTAAGGCAATGGAGAAGTCATATTTCAACTCTGACGGGAGATTTGTGGGAAAAACTCTGCAGCATGAACTGTACTTTCAAACTCCACCAACTggaatattcttttttttagtttcgtGAGAATAATACACAGAGCACTAACTGAAGGACAGCGAGCCACATAAGAAGTTATAAAACTGATATCCTGTTGTATTTGTGAATTTATAGtccaagtttttatttatgactCATGAATGGGTTTGTAATATCGGTTGCATCAAAGTTTCTGAGGATTATGGGAGTTAATGACCTAAAGGTTAGTTTCTGAGAAGGTTAAAGAAAGTCTCTcatgtttatacatttttaaagccaATAGTTTCCAAGAGAGTCGGAATTAAACTACACACTAGTAAGGCATAACATAATAATTACTTttgctaaaacatattttggacTTGATTGCTATACTACTTAAAGAAGCCACAAATCACACAAGTTATCCAGCCCTCTATCAGGAAACCAGTGCAACTGAATGTGGTCATGCCATATATCTTGCTAAAGCAAGTTGACTATTGTTCTCTAGTTTCTTAGGAtttcaaatatcaaattaaaatggcaAATTCTCCAGTACAGTAAATTTTCTCAACTGTAGTTTTATCTCAAGTTGCTAATTGTAATTATAACTTTTTCCAGCTTCTAGATCATTTGGCCCTGATCAGCAATCAGAGCattaagaaaattttaaattgcattttaatgtacatatatgtccattaaactcaaattttgtccaaagaatttaaaaaattggcTTTAATAATTAATCATCACTGTGTAAAATCCATGAAATCTAACAGTGCACAGTTTCAGTATTTAAAAGAAggaattttaagttttttagtCACATAATTCATCTAGAATGCCCCTTAAAgttgaaatgtttgatttagcTGATAGATAATGTCTCTCGAACCTTGTTTCAAGATCTAATATATATAGTAGAGGTTGCTGCAATAAATTGATGTCTTGTGTATTGTTTTAGTcagatgtatattttttattttccctaaagtttacattttgttcttatGTCTGCATGCTGTTAACTCTTGAAAACCAAAGTTTCAAGGGTCGTATAGCTTTTTTTCTTATAGCCTGGGTGTGACAATAGATGATAAACTTTCTTTCAATGAGATTGTGTGTAAGCTAAAAATCTAAACTGAGTTTATTTTCCAGAAACAAATCAGAGATTACTTTATCTCAATAAGATTCTTTATATGTGGCACTAATGGAGCTCCATACAGAAAGACGGTTAAgaaaaaagttctgtttttgtcagtCAGTCATATTGAAGTCGCTTGTTTTATTACTGTATGCTTTTGAAACTAAACAAATGCATGTTATTGATTGAAAGTAAACGCTAGTTCTGCTTTTCTACCAGCTGATGGCGGTGTCGCACCGTTTTGTTCCGTATCACACCCATAACCCACAGAAACAAGGAAGAAGACCAACAACAACGGAGGTATCCAAAGTGGGGCTTTGTTAAATTCTTGTGTAAAATCTGAACAGCTGATTGCTTTTCCTCAACCCTGtgatttttttagcttttagatCGCGTTAGCTTCATTGCTAGCATCAACGGTTGCAAGTAACTgcaacgacaaaaaaaaaaaaaaaaaaaaagagagaaaaaaaataacaaccgTATTTgctcgtgtgtgtgttttttaaagaccTTTTGTCTTTCGAGGTGGATTGCTTGAACACATGAAAGGTAAGTGTGGCGTCATGTCTTACCTATTGCACGTTTAGTCACTTTGTAATAGTTTAAGCTGAAAGTAGAAACGCGTCGCTTTGCTTTACAAGTAAGCTAAAGCTAACAATGAAGCAACTCCTGAGCTTACGGTGAACATTTCACTAAATCCTCGTCATGCTTCAATCAATGTGAAGCATTACCTAACttatagattatttttgttcaaattaacCGACTccaaactttattattttttgaatttttaatggTATTGTCCGAGTGATGTGTACGGGTTTACTAAACAAGAACGTTGGTTGACAAAATATTGGACAGACGTAGCTATTGTGAAAACAAGGCACATCCTCTAGTCTGTAACTTACTTTTAAGGGACAGAACGCAATAAAGGCCtgtttttactatttaaatGTGCCATTTAGTGTAAAAATACACAGAACTGATTACGTTGTTAGGATTTATACACAGCCAAAACTGAGAATCCATGTGCTGTTTTATAGGATTTTAGTGCAAAAGTAGCAACCAGATACAGCTAATCAGatgcattttattaatcaaCAGTTTTACAGAGGCgtggaaaataattaattttacacaaatcTGTGAAATGATCAGATCTGGAGCATCCAGATTTTTTAGCACAGCAAAGGAGAGAAGACTTCGGCTGTGAGTTGCTTCCCATTATATTTATAAAGCTATCAAACCagattaaagtttattattctataataaaaaaaaaggatattgacaaatggaaaaacatttgaggCAGTCTTTAACGAACAACCCAAGAAAACTACACAAGGCCAGACTGCTCTAATGGCACGacagaataattttaaacattttttgttttataaaggtTTACAGGGGAGAGATTCTCTCAGAAGCCATAGAAGGACAATTTAGGTTTGCAAACTTGCTTATTTACTTTGAACCATCTGAAGCGACGTCCATAGGAGAGATATTGTTTTGTAATGCACAGACAAGCACGGTAGTGGAGGAATGATGATGTTTTTAGTCACCGAATCAggagtaaacatttaaaaacaagtatCAACTATGGTAAAGCTCTTAGCATTTCTACTGGTTCATCATTTTTATGGGGTTTGGGCAAAACTTAGCTTAAACCCTAACTTTTGTATTGTTTTCCAGTATTTccaatatatattgtgaggtaaaaaaaacatcttaaggTAATAATCACCAGCTTTAGGACTGCTTAAGAAAATGCTCGTATTCGTATTAATAAATCTAGAAAAGACCTTAAAGCTGATTATATCAAGATTTGTTGCTAACCCTGTTTTTAGATTGTACAAGATTCTCAAAACCCCTCCCTGATACTAGAATTTGCTGTAAAAGaggacatttatttatattcaatcTATGCCTCTTACAGCAGCATTTAGCAATTTCTTCTGTctaaaatattatgaaaatgttaatatacTTGGAAATAACAGAAAGAGAGGTATTAAGTTTTATTGGATCTTCTTCAGAGCAGTCACAGGAGTATCATCCTGTGACTTCTCTGGTGGTAGCAGACCAATTACTACAATTACAATTACTACAACCAAAATCAAACCTAAACTTCCTGCATTTATTATGCGCATGTCCAGAATGTTATGCCTAAAATCTCAGTTTATTCATGATAACTCTACTTGGGTGCACCAAAACTGAATCATGGAACTGTTAGACATCTTTTGACCAACACTGTTTATGCCACTAAAGGTTGATCTCAGAGATATCTTGTGTGAGTTCAGGAAAAGAAATGTGGCTCAAAGAAAGCTTGAGAAtaagttaaaaatgtatatattttttgcctaTTATTGTTATTACATCCCTTCCTTTGTTTTATATGCTGTGTTTGCAGTAGCAATGGAGGTGGATAAGCTCAAGACGAAAACAAAGAAGCTTTCAAGgtcgaggaggaggaggaaacaaaacaagagaaaaacgAATCCTGACAAAGAAAGAGGTAATCGCCGTTAATGCACATTAGTATGCAAGTATGACTTGGATTGAAAATGATTGAACTGAGAAAGTTTTTGTGATTTATACTGGTTGAAGCTTTTAACCTGAACTTGCCTTCTTGGTAGAAAATAAGCCTGATTCTCCATGGGACTCCGTTCCCTCCACACACGAGACACCCAGCAAGGcaacaaagtttgaaaatggCTGCGACTCCCTCACTCTTATAAAAGACGCAGTTGTAGTTTTGACTAAACTGCCCGAATATAAAATTGGCGCGTTGAGACCCCCGACGCCTCCGCAGTTCTACAGCGAAGACGAATCCTTCAGCAGCTCGGATTCAGACACGCAGTGGGAATCAGAGGAGGATTCCAGCGATTCGGATTTCTGGGTCATAAACAGCAAACTCAAATATTCAAATTCCTCCAATTGTGACCTGATAAGGATGCCTACAACCAGTCACAACTGTAACGGTAAGATCAACAATAAAACTGCAAGGACGTTACGTCTCTCTTAAGTTATAGTAAATACTGCAAAATGCTGAAGGACTTCAACCTTTGGTATCTTGTATTTTCCCGGCCGTAGTAAAAATAACCCTCCTGTGTCAGCAGGTATCTCCCTTTGCTCACGTGACAAGATCCGCCCCGACTTACCCGAAGAAGAAATTAATGTTGACATGATGGTTATTGCTCGTAGAAGACCTATGAGGTGGCAGCGTGGTAAAATAGTCGAAATAATTACAAAAGgtaagatgcaaaaaaaatcctgattgACACTCTGAGGGTAAACGTGCAAAAAAGGGTTTGGATAGTTCAATATTTACTGGTAAATTTTAGACCTTCTTcataaagatggaaaaataaaataaaaatatataaatcttaCATCACAGTAGCCTAATCTCACTGGAAAAAATTTATAATATGGTGCATCAACTTATTTTTGAGTGCTGTGGAGTTATTTCTAATTATCTCTAGTTTCACTAATTTGCCTACAAAATACACAAGTTTGTATCCATTGTATGTAGTATAACCAATCTCTACTTAATTTAACATATACTTGGCATCAAAAACACAAGtaatatgtttctttaaaatataattataactTATTAAAGCAGTTAGGggtttaattaaacattttttcctcatagAGTACtgtctgttttacatttatctgCAAACTTTTTTTGACTTGTGttaaaacacaagtaaaaaagTTGCCAAAAGCTGTAATGTCCAGCCATGCAtatctgtaaaaaacaacaaaaaaaacaaactttttcttaattgatttcttatgttttaaaaCGGTCTTGATCAGTTAAGCACAATGacttgtgtgtgtaaatatttatagcAGATAAACAATATGTGAAcagaaaatagtttatttttaattatacagcagataaaaaaaaaaattatttaaaaaaaatcctcaaaaacttgattttaaaaatataaaactgttgTGGCTCCATGTTTTTTCAACTTAGTAATTTTGACCTTTGTGGcaaaaaggtttggacaccactgggTCAGGAGATGTGAAAAGGAGTCGGAGGAAGATGGTTATTCATTATGAGTTTGAGAAACACATGAAGATGACGCAACTTATCCGGTCAAcactcaaataaaataataacgtGGTCATTTTAGACATGGAAGACAGATGGTTTGAGCCATATGTGTGAAACATGAAAACTATGAGAACATCGTCTCGTCTTTCCAGGCAGATTCACATTGAGACACGTGACCAAAACAACGCGTGTTCAGcattgttggggtttttttttaaggatcgTCGGTGCCAATGACCCTTACAGGGATTTGACTGTAGGTTATGGTCAGGTTTTCATATGACCCTGATGACCTCAGTAGTGATTTCTATTTCCCTATCAGGATGGTTGTTCCTGATTAAAATTTGTAAACCTGATGCTTCAAGCGCATGTGTTGCATAAGAGGTTGTTTGTAATTCTCTTTTGATCTAAAGTGCAACCAACTACAGTCGcattcaataaatatattatatgtCCTGATGAGTTTCAGCTGCCAGATTAAAAGCACTTATTGAAAGTAACAACCTTTAAGCAAGTATTAAACATAcctttcatttaaaatagcttttttaaTTGTCTGATGTAATatccttattttaaatgtcatgtttttattagccGTTGGAAAATCACCATAACTAACAGAAGCAAAGGCTTTCAatcatccatctgtgtgtaattaatctaattaatgtgtttttaaaacaaatggacttttcagtaatattctaatttattgaacagTCTGGGTTTTCTTGCATCACTGTTCATTTTTCTAACATGACACTTTTTTTTGAAATCCAAAAATTCTTTAGTCAAAAAAACTCCAAATCTATAACTTTACAACTCTGTcagacaacaaaatgtaaaaaaaaaaaaaagaaaggaaaaaaaaaagcaagcttCAGGCATTTTTGAGATGCAGTcgagcagaaaaatgtttaaagtgtgTTGATGAACTGATCAGTTTATTACTTTTCTGTCCTAACAGATGATGGGCGGTTGAAGTACAAAGTCAGCTTTGAAGATAAAGGGACGTGCCTCGTATCCGGACACCACATTGCTTTTGACAGCAGGCCCAAGGTGGAGCAGCTGTACATCGGCGCCCGAGTGGTGGTCCGCTGTCAAAATAATAAGTACCGGTTCCGACCCGGAATACTGGCTGAGCTGCCCAGCAGGAAGAATCAGTTCAGGTGTGTAAttttaataagagaaaaatacaaacgaTATGTGGCTTcacctttaaaaatgtgacgctagtttttgtttgtttgactcgtttgttttgatttttaggTTTCTGATGTTCATGGATGACCATACACCAGTTTATGTCGGGCTTCCTTTGTTTCACATGGTGTGCAGACCTTGTAAGTTCACAGCAACAAATACTCACGTtctctgtaaaaaacaaatgctttgtCACATTATCCAACACgttctctgtttttatgtattttagaCTTTTGTGTAAGGTACTTGTATGACTTGTATCatcagatttctgttttgttttttttttattcatgaagAATATATTGCATATTGTAACATTGGTGTGCACAATATTAACATTGCATAAGATGCAATAATCACTTGCTAACACATCTCAAGCGTCATTAGTTTCCTCTTTGCATGCCAAGAACAGATTGAACCTGTTCTTTGATTGTAgtatacaccgtgttccaaattattatgcaagtgatattttctcagattttcttaaatggtcaatgcaaatgatggtcagtataattttcaagtcatgaactatgacagtataaatcaaattt from Xiphophorus maculatus strain JP 163 A chromosome 13, X_maculatus-5.0-male, whole genome shotgun sequence encodes:
- the LOC102223446 gene encoding histone-lysine N-methyltransferase SETDB1-B-like isoform X1, with the translated sequence MKVAMEVDKLKTKTKKLSRSRRRRKQNKRKTNPDKERENKPDSPWDSVPSTHETPSKATKFENGCDSLTLIKDAVVVLTKLPEYKIGALRPPTPPQFYSEDESFSSSDSDTQWESEEDSSDSDFWVINSKLKYSNSSNCDLIRMPTTSHNCNGISLCSRDKIRPDLPEEEINVDMMVIARRRPMRWQRGKIVEIITKDDGRLKYKVSFEDKGTCLVSGHHIAFDSRPKVEQLYIGARVVVRCQNNKYRFRPGILAELPSRKNQFRFLMFMDDHTPVYVGLPLFHMVCRPLEDVLDDVPDGAHKCFMRQYLKDWPYPHLNKYRAGQSFNVELNGVMQMCEVVVIDCSLMQVVFQENQRREWIFRGSVRLEHIARLWEERNKLESKDDSDSD
- the LOC102223446 gene encoding histone-lysine N-methyltransferase SETDB1-B-like isoform X2; protein product: MKAMEVDKLKTKTKKLSRSRRRRKQNKRKTNPDKERENKPDSPWDSVPSTHETPSKATKFENGCDSLTLIKDAVVVLTKLPEYKIGALRPPTPPQFYSEDESFSSSDSDTQWESEEDSSDSDFWVINSKLKYSNSSNCDLIRMPTTSHNCNGISLCSRDKIRPDLPEEEINVDMMVIARRRPMRWQRGKIVEIITKDDGRLKYKVSFEDKGTCLVSGHHIAFDSRPKVEQLYIGARVVVRCQNNKYRFRPGILAELPSRKNQFRFLMFMDDHTPVYVGLPLFHMVCRPLEDVLDDVPDGAHKCFMRQYLKDWPYPHLNKYRAGQSFNVELNGVMQMCEVVVIDCSLMQVVFQENQRREWIFRGSVRLEHIARLWEERNKLESKDDSDSD